AGCGTTTCTGGTACCTTAGCGAACGCTCGCGATTTTAGCAGGGACAACGGGACCTGGCGGCAAGCGGACCCCAAACAAGTGCGAAGCAAACCGAATCTTTGGCAACCTCAAAGAGGGTGGAGTCGATACCCTGGGGGTCAAGCGCCCGCGTCGTCGCGGAGCATTGGGCGCGAGGGGTTTGCGGATTCTCGATACGTGATTGGCACATCAGTCGGACCTCAGCCGATCTTCGTGCAAAAGGATCCTTTAAAAATGGGCCCCTTAACGCGTGCCTTGGCATGCTTGCTTGCTGACGAAGTTTAGGTTGAGAATTGAACACCGCTAGTTATTCGCAGGATTGCTCGGCAAACGAACGAGGCGGGGTGGCGTTCCAAGCATGAGCTGGGACAGATAGGGAATGTCGCGCACGCTCCAGCGAACTGCTAGTGCTACGGCAATGATCATCGTCCCGAGAATTCCCGCCGCGCCAGACCTCATTGTGGGAGCCCATTGTTCTCCGTATTGTATCAAATCCATGAGACGGAATACCGTAGCCTGCACCAGGTACAACACGAGCGTGCTCTGCCCCACTTCCACGGCGATAAAGCGAACCACCCGGTTCGAGCGTCCAATTTTCCAGGATTGAAGCAGAATCTCGATCATCACTGCAGAGGCCACTGTCGAGCCAAAAAACATCAGAAGGATATCTTTTGCCGACTGCAGATCCTGGATTAAGGCGAGATTGTTGTAGACATAGGTGTCCTCGCGCCACGCCATGAAGCACAAGCTAGCCGCGATAGAGGCGGACATCATCAGGAGTGGCTTATGATACCGCATTATGCTCGTCCACCAATCTCTCGACTGCGCAAATGAAAATCCCATGCAGAAAAAGGGATAGGTGTACTTTATGAGAGGGAATATAGAAAACGTCACGGGGGCAACTGCGACCAGTATGGATGAGACAAGCAAAGAGCGTGCCGACCCGGAGTTGAAGATCGAAATAAGTTTGACCAAAAGAAAAGAAGCAAACGCAGCCCAGATGAACCAGTATGTGCCGACGAAATCGTGCATGAATTGCAACAGGTTGCCAGGTGCGTCCGGCGGCCGGGGAAACATGAGCAAT
The sequence above is drawn from the Rhizobium etli 8C-3 genome and encodes:
- the nolL gene encoding nodulation factor fucose acetyltransferase NolL, encoding MRARIVGGKTVPEAPEADDRDLALDFAKGILIVLVIFGHLIQYIFYEGDGFWDSACFKSIYMFHMPLFMAISGYLSRSGLLGKSFRQAIADRALQLLVPTLFWCTLLEAVKLLMFPRPPDAPGNLLQFMHDFVGTYWFIWAAFASFLLVKLISIFNSGSARSLLVSSILVAVAPVTFSIFPLIKYTYPFFCMGFSFAQSRDWWTSIMRYHKPLLMMSASIAASLCFMAWREDTYVYNNLALIQDLQSAKDILLMFFGSTVASAVMIEILLQSWKIGRSNRVVRFIAVEVGQSTLVLYLVQATVFRLMDLIQYGEQWAPTMRSGAAGILGTMIIAVALAVRWSVRDIPYLSQLMLGTPPRLVRLPSNPANN